A window of the Ogataea parapolymorpha DL-1 chromosome V, whole genome shotgun sequence genome harbors these coding sequences:
- a CDS encoding GTPase MTG2, mitochondrial, protein MFASHVRYFSRSLRLHAIKVPDNAPTLEENSAWLKKLARSSISPKPSSHTELPKSTYEIRQASELESETNPEFIKLRLPGGKFVNVVKKADPHSQPGTSFFTLSVPASDYFVASSPFSRLPSNKRPKADSSQSFADLKVVKVRSGKGGNGAVSFFRDTGIAVGPPDGGDGGDGGNIYVSAVEGLSSLHSIKAKYVAGDGGNGQSGQLDGKRGENVYIQVPVGTTMMWCADPKEIRSLRDSESDQVFHVKASAGSRRDRVPRNIQFFRDSYEPGKGWIFKEKDEQYHMERDFFVDLNERVKLYDEDQRHHEVMDDVFPIQGIDFAEPTKEPVLVLRGGRGGMGNMHFLTSNVRNPRFAKMGRSGLEQNFIFELKLLADFGLVGLPNAGKSTLLRAISNARPRVGHWEFTTLQPTIGTIQLRIDQPPFTVADIPGVVKGASENRGMGLTFLRHVERSGGLVFVISLGSENPVEDLKVLLQEMGPQRMENKNVLIVATKADLDGAESRFLKLKEFVEQRHWKIVPCCAMRKENIETVLEMMAECSGKVEP, encoded by the coding sequence ATGTTCGCCAGTCACGTCCgatatttttccagatctcTGCGATTGCACGCCATCAAAGTGCCTGACAACGCGCCTACACTCGAAGAAAACTCTGCGTGGCTCAAGAAACTGGCCAGGTCCTCGATAAGTCCAAAACCTTCAAGCCACACAGAATTGCCTAAATCAACTTACGAGATACGACAAGCTTCGGAGCTTGAGTCCGAAACGAACCCAGAATTCATCAAACTAAGGCTCCCTGGTGGAAAATTCGTCAATGTGGTGAAAAAAGCAGATCCGCATAGCCAACCAGGAACCTCATTTTTTACGCTTTCTGTGCCCGCATCCGACTATTTCGTGGCATCGTCGCCGTTTTCGAGATTGCCATCCAATAAACGTCCCAAGGCCGACTCTTCGCAGTCCTTTGCAGATCTGAAGGTCGTAAAGGTGAGGTCGGGAAAGGGTGGAAATGGAGCAGTTTCGTTTTTTCGAGACACAGGCATTGCCGTGGGGCCGCCTGACggtggagatggtggagaTGGTGGCAATATCTATGTGTCTGCAGTTGAGGGGCTGAGTTCACTTCACAGCATCAAGGCCAAATATGTGGCAGGAGACGGCGGAAACGGCCAAAGTGGTCAACTGGATGGGAAACGAGGAGAAAACGTGTATATACAGGTTCCTGTCGGGACAACCATGATGTGGTGTGCGGATCCCAAGGAAATCCGTTCATTAAGAGATTCAGAGAGCGATCAGGTGTTCCATGTGAAGGCAAGCGCAGGTTCCAGACGTGATAGAGTTCCTAGAAAtattcaatttttcagagacAGCTATGAGCCGGGGAAAGGATGGATattcaaagaaaaagacgaACAGTATCACATGGAGCGCGACTTTTTCGTAGACCTCAATGAGCGTGTCAAATTATATGACGAAGATCAAAGACACCATGAGGTCATGGACGACGTTTTTCCTATCCAAGGCATTGATTTTGCAGAGCCAACCAAAGAGCCGGTTCTCGTTTTAAGAGGTGGTCGGGGAGGAATGGGAAACATGCATTTCCTGACTTCCAACGTTCGCAATCCGCGGTTTGCGAAAATGGGGCGCTCAGGCTTGGAGCAGAATTTCatctttgagctcaaacTATTGGCAGATTTTGGACTGGTCGGACTGCCAAATGCGGGCAAGTCCACGCTATTGCGCGCGATTTCCAACGCTCGGCCACGTGTGGGTCACTGGGAGTTCACCACGCTGCAACCTACAATTGGAACGATACAGCTGCGAATTGATCAGCCGCCCTTCACAGTGGCTGATATTCCTGGAGTGGTCAAGGGTGCCAGTGAGAATAGAGGCATGGGTCTAACTTTCTTGCGACACGTGGAGAGATCGGGTGGTTTAGTTTTCGTGATCTCTCTGGGCAGCGAGAACCCTGTGGAAGATTTGAAAGTCCTGCTTCAGGAAATGGGACCTCAACGAatggaaaacaaaaacgTACTAATTGTCGCTACAAAAGCGGATCTGGACGGAGCCGAAAGCCGGTTCTTGAAGCTCAAAgagtttgtggagcaaCGCCATTGGAAAATTGTTCCCTGTTGTGCAATGCGCAAGGAAAATATCGAGACAGTTTTGGAAATGATGGCAGAGTGTTCTGGAAAGGTGGAACCTTAG
- a CDS encoding Spindle pole body component alp4 translates to MSFDTLKLSPTEHLVGRCLRYPPTFANPGGLPKPKRFPVDQMQSFRDQEAAVFQDLLFVLIGLEGFYIRYADSFSIDDSPLQRLIGPDFSINKHLDSGLKDIAKRISRLGKYYVSLVSFVEQYDDLEYGTVVQALCFEIREVLRMYESILVQIEHEFHHNANYSVTLLEQDLTVNTTLQLTHLYELVMKIVQENEKRKDSSNMNKMRFESMLKSLKDDHYTGTLDGVTSDPTNSKVVKGGLVLSFIQSGIDKHKGDAASYQFMVDLFNKVSVGYVSMFNWWLETGTIEDPYDEFLIHQNLEGSRVSEDYWADKFTIRSEGLLKQFYPPNVQKKVILTGKYLNVLKECGVDVDSLGSIQHIKTLQDNDLFIRLDVAYTRANKLIIDLLFNGYHIREFLESLNKYFLLTNNSNFDDFMSDSLSELRKSKEHASINTLSKLYLSSYHKDDVIEDHASAKSRRLIFNLATLSLTKYTLLDELVMILSAKTTNSEKVFASSDLNSLKNLLNSTLEANENNVKTSVLTNTKIDQYAVFSFCLDLEVPFPLNLIITKSQMVEYQFIFRNLCYLKFVEKCLEISWREITHQRFWKWQFRDERLHRWIKKARVVHAKMRTFVNLCLFYLNYDVMHANWKKVEAVLESLKTDPSVELETVFSSIKSFLSTILSESMLTKIRLAQIVNQLFAIIVLYHNFVMALRKTLILMDEDLFTENQSKLSPGTTFDLEKNETRMRRLIAGLKNYEEKYYSKMSDMMDALKYYGEIDSPSLLRLYEELALSFKMEIY, encoded by the coding sequence ATGTCTTTTGACACGCTCAAACTCTCGCCTACGGAGCACTTGGTGGGCCGCTGTCTGAGGTATCCGCCAACGTTTGCGAACCCTGGCGGCCTCCCCAAGCCCAAACGGTTTCCGGTGGACCAGATGCAGAGCTTTCGCGACCAAGAGGCTgctgttttccaggacCTCTTGTTTGTTTTGATCGGGCTTGAAGGATTTTATATACGTTATGCGGACTCGTTTAGCATCGACGACAGCCCTCTGCAGCGTCTGATTGGCCCGGATTTCTCAATCAACAAGCACCTCGATTCGGGACTCAAGGATATCGCTAAGAGAATCAGCCGTTTGGGGAAATACTACGTGAGTTTGGTGTCGTTTGTGGAGCAGTACGACGATCTGGAGTATGGAACCGTTGTCCAGGCTTTATGCTTTGAGATCAGAGAGGTTCTGCGTATGTACGAGTCGATCCTGGTCCAGATTGAGCACGAGTTCCACCACAACGCAAACTATTCGGTtacgctgctggagcaagATCTGACCGTCAACACGACGCTCCAGTTGACCCATTTGTATGAGCTGGTAATGAAGATTGTGCAGGAGAATGAGAAACGCAAAGATTCGTCCAACATGAACAAGATGCGGTTTGAGAGCATGCTCAAATCTCTCAAGGACGATCATTACACGGGAACTTTGGACGGAGTCACGTCGGACCCCACCAACAGCAAAGTCGTCAAGGGCGGTTTGGTTTTGAGCTTTATTCAGTCGGGGATTGACAAACACAAGGGAGATGCCGCATCTTACCAGTTCATGGTGGACTTATTCAACAAGGTATCTGTTGGCTATGTTTCCATGTTCAATTGGTGGCTCGAAACGGGCACCATCGAAGACCCCTATGACGAGTTTCTAATTCACCAAAATCTCGAAGGCTCTCGTGTAAGTGAGGACTACTGGGCAGACAAGTTTACAATACGAAGCGAGGGACTGCTGAAACAATTCTATCCTCCCAATGTACAGAAAAAGGTCATCCTCACAGGCAAGTATTTGAATGTGCTAAAGGAGTGCggcgtcgacgtcgacagTTTGGGGTCTATTCAGCATATCAAGACTCTACAGGACAACGATCTCTTTATCCGACTAGATGTAGCGTACACAAGAGCTAACAAACTGATAATCGACTTGCTGTTCAATGGATACCACATTAgggaatttttggaaagcCTGAACAAGTACTTTCTGCTCACAAATAACAGCAATTTCGATGACTTCATGAGTGACAGTCTTTCCGAGCTGCGCAAGTCGAAAGAACACGCTTCCATCAACACGCTTAGCAAGCTATATCTTTCAAGCTATCATAAAGACGACGTGATAGAAGATCATGCAAGCGCCAAGAGCCGACGCCTGATTTTCAACCTTGCTACCCTGTCGCTCACCAAATATACACTactggacgagctggtgatgatcttgagcgCTAAGACCACCAACTCTGAAAAGGTGTTTGCTTCATCTGACTTGAACTCGCTTAAGAATCTTCTCAACTCCACACTCGAAGCTAACGAAAACAACGTAAAGACTAGCGTTCTGACAAATACCAAGATTGATCAATACGCTGTGTTCAGCTTCTGTCTCGACCTCGAAGTGCCTTTTCCGCTGAATCTGATTATCACCAAGTCGCAAATGGTGGAGTACCAATTCATCTTTCGTAATCTCTGTTATCTCAAGTTCGTGGAAAAGTGCTTAGAGATATCGTGGCGGGAAATCACACACcaaagattttggaaatggcAGTTCCGTGATGAGAGATTGCACCGGTGGATCAAGAAGGCCAGGGTTGTTCATGCCAAGATGCGGACGTTTGTGAACTTGTGTTTGTTCTACTTGAACTACGACGTGATGCACGCGAATTGGAAGAAAGTGGAGGCCGTTCTGGAGAGTTTGAAGACCGACCCGAGTGTGGAACTCGAAACGGTGTTTTCCTCCATCAAATCGTTCCTTAGCACCATTTTGTCTGAATCGATGTTGACCAAGATCAGGCTCGCACAAATAGTGAACCAGCTTTTTGCAATCATTGTTCTGTATCATAATTTCGTGATGGCTTTAAGAAAAACgctgattttgatggaCGAAGATCTTTTCACAGAAAACCAATCAAAGCTGTCGCCGGGAACCACCTTTGATCTCGAAAAGAATGAAACCCGAATGAGACGCTTGATAGCCGGACTCAAGAATTACGAAGAGAAATACTACTCCAAAATGAGCGACATGATGGATGCACTAAAGTATTACGGTGAGATAGATTCTCCGTCGTTATTACGTCTATATGAGGAGCTGGCACTGTCTTTCAAGATGGAGATTTACTAA
- a CDS encoding Protein SDA1, with translation MVKRKRAAILPTNIALLQNLVKRDPGSYYEEFLQQYAHYESMRDIFLLSPSSHDGEEFAELIGFMSAVCSCYPKETEHFPDDLKTILTNNHRDLTPDLREKIIQCLVMLRNKDVISAEYLIQTIFPLLSAYGPNIEGNNGLHAKQLRHQIYSSLVSLLKSCNTGVKNQKLNRSTQALLFNLLEQKDGNGLWATKLTRELWRRGVWDDSRTVEIMTQASLHPDTKVVISGIRFFLGADKEREEMLEAESDDEELDPNAIRHQMQVNKKSSKRGKKLEQALKQVKKKSSKGNTTYLNFSAIHLLRDPQQFAEDLYEQHLASKNSNKFDLDQKIAIMNLVSRLVGTHKLTVLGIYSFFLKYLTPKQRNVTQIMAASAQASHDLVPPETINMVVRKIADEFVSEGVASEVAAAGINTIREILARNPAGIDETLLQDLTEYKSSKAKNVVQAARSLISLYREVAPEMLSKKDRGKSATMEIIHDGGKGLPQFGVETNIVQGIPGLELLAKWKMEQGTLGKESAEDWTLPESEEEDLADDIEGDWVDVKDDEEIEISDDDEEKLERKGIKKKYLKYMKKSKKKVQDDDSDLELSDDEGEKPSKKQKLEDDDERQKAIQQTLTQVLTPADFAKLKELNQVAGVEKIMGEKYKNEDTVDHSTLVGRVKYKQTKEERLEQVKEGREDRDKYGSRKGKRDAPHSTTNREKQRKKNFVMMIHKKAVQGKQKLSLRDRQKVLRAHIERQKKKK, from the coding sequence ATGGtgaagagaaagagagcCGCCATTCTGCCGACCAACATCGcgctgctccagaacctTGTCAAAAGGGACCCTGGCTCGTACTATGAGGAGTTTTTGCAGCAGTACGCGCATTACGAATCCATGCGAGACATTTTCCTTCTGTCTCCTTCGTCCCACGACGGAGAGGAGTTTGCAGAGCTGATCGGGTTCATGTCTGCCGTGTGTTCGTGCTATCCAAAGGAGACAGagcattttccagatgatCTGAAGACGATACTAACCAATAACCATCGCGATTTGACGCCAGATCTACGGGAGAAGATTATTCAGTGTCTGGTTATGTTACGTAACAAGGACGTTATCAGTGCCGAGTATTTGATTCAGACCATTTTCCCGCTTCTGAGCGCTTACGGGCCAAACATCGAGGGCAACAACGGGTTGCATGCCAAGCAGCTCAGACACCAAATATACAGCTCTCTGGtgtcgctgctgaaatCCTGCAACACTGGAGTCAAGAACCAGAAACTCAACAGGTCGACCCAGGCGTTGCTGTTCAACttgctggagcagaaggaTGGTAACGGATTGTGGGCGACGAAATTGACCCGGGAGCTGTGGCGAAGAGGCGTGTGGGACGACTCGCGTACCGTCGAGATCATGACACAGGCGTCGCTACATCCTGACACCAAGGTCGTCATATCGGGGATCCGTTTCTTTCTGGGAGCAGACAAGGAACGAGAGGAGATGCTGGAGGCGGAAtcagacgacgaggagctggatcCAAATGCCATTCGTCACCAGATGCAGGTGAACAAGAAGTCATCGAAGAGAGGAAAGAAGCTGGAACAGGCTCTAAAGCaagtcaagaagaagtcgTCTAAGGGGAACACCACGTATTTGAATTTCTCTGCCATCCATCTTTTGAGAGACCCACAGCAATTTGCAGAGGACCTATACGAGCAGCATCTGGCCAGCAAGAATTCGAACAAATTTGATCTCGACCAGAAAATCGCCATCATGAACCTGGTCTCGCGTCTTGTTGGTACTCACAAGCTCACCGTGTTGGGGATTTattccttctttttgaaatacCTGACTCCTAAACAGCGCAACGTGACTCAGATCATGGCTGCGTCCGCACAGGCTTCCCACGATCTTGTTCCTCCAGAGACCATTAACATGGTGGTGCGGAAGATTGCCGACGAGTTCGTTTCTGAGGGTGTTGCGTCCGAGGTTGCAGCTGCAGGAATCAACACGATTCGTGAAATTTTGGCAAGAAACCCCGCTGGAATCGACGAAACGCTGCTGCAGGACTTGACCGAGTACAAATCGTCCAAGGCGAAGAATGTTGTTCAGGCTGCGCGGTCGCTGATCTCGCTTTACAGAGAGGTGGCTCCCGAAATGCTTTCGAAAAAAGACAGAGGaaaatctgccaccatGGAAATTATTCACGATGGGGGCAAGGGTCTGCCGCAGTTCGGTGTGGAGACCAATATTGTGCAAGGTATTCCTGGACTGGAGCTTCTGGCCAAATGGAAGATGGAACAGGGCACCTTGGGCAAGGAGAGTGCCGAGGACTGGACACTTCCTGAGtctgaggaggaggatcTTGCTGACGATATTGAGGGTGACTGGGTGGACGTgaaggacgacgaggagattgagATTTCcgatgacgatgaggagAAGCTCGAGCGCAAGGgcatcaagaagaagtatTTGAAGTAcatgaagaagagcaagaagaaggtgcAGGACGATGATTCGGATCTGGAACTgtcggacgacgagggTGAGAAGCCTagcaaaaaacagaaactcgaagacgacgatgaaCGCCAGAAAGCTATTCAGCAGACGCTGACGCAGGTCTTGACTCCTGCCGACTTTGCCAAActgaaagagctgaacCAGGTGGCCGGCGTGGAGAAGATCATGGGCGAGAAGTACAAGAACGAGGACACGGTGGACCACTCGACGCTGGTTGGACGGGTCAAATACAAGCAGACGAAGGAAGAGcggctggagcaggtgAAGGAGGGCCGCGAGGACAGGGACAAGTACGGTTCTCGAAAGGGCAAGAGAGACGCTCCGCACTCCACCAccaacagagaaaaacagaggaagaagaacttTGTGATGATGATCCACAAGAAGGCTGTGCAGGGCAAGCAGAAGCTGAGTTTACGGGACAGGCAGAAGGTTCTGCGTGCGCATATtgagagacagaagaagaagaaatag
- a CDS encoding ATP-dependent RNA helicase DBP8, with the protein MSDFASLGLPRWLVESLQAMKITRPTNIQAACIPEILKGRDCIGGAKTGSGKTIAFGAPMLAKWSQDPSGIFGLVLTPTRELAMQIADQFAALGATVNLKVRLIIGGESMTDQVAMIKENPHFIIATPGRLAHIIMENEDECRGLKRVKYLVLDEADRLLTDSFTDHLQTCFEALPNSNKRQTLLFTATVTDSVRALKDRPVAPGKQPVFLHELDNVDTVKIPSTLRLLYVLAPVVVKESMLHNILTNEDYKESTAIVFVNRSETAEILRRLLRHLEVTTTSLHSEMPQSERTNSLHRFRAGAARVLVATDLASRGLDIPSVELVINFDIPRDPDDYVHRVGRTARAGRKGDAISMVTPNDLSRILAIEDRVGVKMEELPLSDNKVIKQSLKAVSKAKIEARMDMEREGFGERRKRRKEREGKTKRRK; encoded by the coding sequence ATGTCTGATTTCGCGTCTCTGGGATTACCGAGATGGCTCGTGGAGAGTCTGCAGGCGATGAAAATCACCAGGCCCACAAACATTCAGGCCGCATGCATCCCCGAGATCCTCAAGGGTCGCGACTGCATTGGAGGAGCCAAGACTGGTTCAGGTAAAACCATAGCGTTTGGAGCACCTATGCTGGCCAAATGGTCACAAGACCCGAGTGGCATTTTCGGCTTGGTCCTCACACCTACGAGAGAGCTGGCTATGCAAATTGCAGACCAGTTTGCCGCCCTGGGAGCTACTGTGAATTTAAAAGTGCGATTAATTATTGGAGGAGAATCTATGACAGATCAGGTTGCAATGATCAAAGAAAATCCGCATTTCATCATCGCCACTCCTGGACGGTTGGCGCACATTATCATGgagaacgaggacgaaTGTCGCGGTCTCAAACGTGTGAAATATCTggttctggacgaggcagaTCGACTGCTGACCGACTCGTTCACAGACCATCTGCAGACGTGTTTTGAGGCGCTTCCAAATTCCAACAAACGTCAGACGCTATTGTTCACTGCCACAGTGACAGATTCGGTGCGTGCTCTAAAGGACAGACCAGTTGCTCCCGGGAAACAGCCCGTGTTTCtgcacgagctggacaaTGTCGACACCGTCAAGATCCCAAGCACTCTTCGACTTCTGTATGTTCTGGCACCCGTGGTGGTGAAGGAGAGCATGCTGCATAACATACTGACCAACGAAGACTACAAAGAAAGCACGGCCATTGTGTTTGTGAACCGTTCCGAGACGGCAGAGATTCTGCGCCGTCTGCTACGCCATTTGGAGGTCACCACCACGTCGCTGCACTCCGAAATGCCCCAATCAGAAAGAACAAACTCGCTGCACAGGTTTCGCGCCGGCGCTGCGCGTGTGCTAGTGGCGACAGATCTGGCTTCCAGAGGTCTGGATATCCCTAGTGTGGAGCTGGTGATAAATTTTGATATTCCTCGTGACCCGGACGACTACGTCCACCGAGTCGGAAGAACGGCGCGTGCAGGCCGCAAGGGTGACGCGATCTCGATGGTCACGCCCAACGACCTGAGCCGGATCCTGGCCATCGAGGACCGTGTAGGTGTCAAGATGGAGGAGCTACCACTCAGCGACAATAAGGTGATAAAGCAGAGTCTCAAGGCGGTGTcgaaggccaagatcgaaGCCCGCATGGACATGGAACGCGAGGGCTTCGgtgaaagaagaaagcgTAGAAAGGAACGGGAGGGGAAGACGAAGCGGCGGAAATAG
- a CDS encoding Signal recognition particle (SRP) receptor-alpha subunit, giving the protein MIDQFLIFRPTGQVEFNYQPGKNLSNVVNAFIDDILVSERNLKTFQQAEKEDAQEVQDEEGVTVGSYHIDKYSVEYLSVNQQHTKLVFVMIHVSVLTLKSPFDFLRKIKTLYLNSDHVKFEQFFNLNLETLEEKKEEVKEEPQPELKEDKKKLKGNKKSRKWNPDGTFYEENEETSDLDFSTDSSAPNHGSANLNQLVGDKAHFGSKTKTGEFLVSDLSQEMDKILSITPKAKTTESTSQPFGFLRNIIGGKKITKDDIKKVKSALSTHLIKKNVAPDVANSLISEIEKELVGSTTANFTSVQDTAKKSLEKQLIKLLTPNNSIDLLKEIQAKKASNNLPYVISVVGVNGVGKSTNLSKLAYWLLQNNYRVLITACDTFRSGAVEQLRTHVNNLTKLSPDQKQIELFEGGYGGADLVAKIATGAIKYAKQNNFDIVLLDTAGRRHNDTQLMAPLASFAKAANPDKIIMVGEALVGTDSVLQAQNFNKAFGSNRHLDFFIVSKCDTVGDLIGSMVNLVYATGIPILFVGNGQTYTDLRTLSVDWAVSMLMS; this is encoded by the coding sequence ATGATTGACCAATTTCTAATTTTCAGACCAACGGGCCAAGTCGAGTTCAACTACCAGCCCGGAAAGAACCTCTCCAATGTAGTGAACGCATTCATCGACGACATTCTCGTTTCAGAGCGCAACTTGAAGACTTTTCAGCAGGCAGAGAAGGAGGACGCCCAGGAGGTCCAGGACGAGGAGGGAGTCACCGTGGGCAGCTATCATATCGACAAGTACAGTGTTGAGTATCTATCTGTCAACCAACAACACACAAAGCTGGTTTTTGTGATGATCCatgtttctgtgctgacTCTCAAGTCACCGTTTGATTTCCTTCGAAAAATTAAAACGTTGTATTTGAACTCCGACCATGTCAAATTTGAGCAGTTCTTCAACTTAAATCTTGAAACtctggaggagaagaaagaagaggtCAAGGAAGAGCCACAGCCTGAGCTCAAGgaagacaagaagaaattgaaggGGAACAAAAAGTCAAGAAAATGGAACCCTGACGGAACATTTTACGAGGAAAACGAGGAAACCTCAGATCTAGATTTTTCTACGGACTCGTCGGCCCCAAATCATGGATCTGCGAATCTCAATCAGTTGGTGGGCGACAAAGCTCATTTTGGATCCAAAACCAAGACAGGCGAGTTCTTGGTCAGCGATCTGTCGCAAGAAATGGATAAGATCTTGTCCATCACACCAAAAGCAAAGACAACAGAATCTACGTCCCAGCCGTTTGGTTTCCTTAGGAACATCATTGGAGGAAAGAAGATTACGAAGGATGATATCAAAAAGGTCAAATCAGCATTATCCACTCATCTGATCAAGAAAAATGTGGCTCCAGACGTGGCCAACTCTCTCATCTCGgaaatcgaaaaagaacTGGTTGGCTCGACAACAGCAAATTTCACCTCTGTGCAGGACACCGCCAAGAAGAGCCTGGAGaagcagctgatcaagctgctcaCACCGAATAATTCCATAGACCTGCTGAAGGAAATTcaggccaagaaggccaGCAACAATCTCCCATACGTGATTTCGGTGGTTGGAGTTAACGGTGTTGGAAAATCCACCAATCTGTCAAAACTTGCGTACTGGCTATTGCAGAATAACTACCGTGTCCTAATCACGGCGTGCGATACCTTCAGATCCGGTGCTGTGGAGCAATTGCGCACCCACGTCAATAACTTGACGAAACTGTCTCCtgaccagaaacagatcgagctgtttgagggTGGATACGGAGGAGCAGACCTGGTTGCCAAGATCGCCACGGGAGCCATCAAATACGCCAAGCAGAACAACTTTGACATCGTTTTGCTCGACACCGCCGGAAGAAGACACAACGACACACAGCTGATGGCTCCGCTGGCGTCGTTTGCCAAGGCTGCAAACCCagacaaaatcatcatGGTCGGTGAGGCCCTTGTGGGTACTGACTCCGTTTTGCAGGCCCAAAATTTCAACAAGGCGTTTGGGTCCAATAGACACCTCGATTTCTTCATTGTTTCCAAATGTGACACTGTCGGCGATCTGATTGGGTCCATGGTCAACTTGGTCTATGCGACGGGCATTCCTATTTTGTTTGttggaaatggccaaaCGTACACCGATCTGCGCACTTTGAGCGTTGACTGGGCCGTCAGCATGCTTATGTCCTAA